One window from the genome of Pelodictyon luteolum DSM 273 encodes:
- the def gene encoding peptide deformylase: MILPINTYSDEVLHQKAKPLKGVDADISSLIDSMFESMENASGIGLAAPQVGCSIRLLVLDVSCMKSYEDVPPMVVINPNVLAVRGKNLMEEGCLSVPGVQGDVLRPSEITLKYRDRNFQEHTEEFSGMLARVLQHEIDHLNGTLFVDRMEKRDRRRIQQELDDIAAGLVPADYPIARECSRGGEGPACM; encoded by the coding sequence ATGATTCTGCCGATCAATACATACTCCGATGAAGTCCTTCACCAGAAGGCAAAGCCGCTGAAAGGCGTCGACGCTGACATCTCGTCTCTTATCGATTCTATGTTCGAGTCCATGGAAAACGCTTCGGGCATCGGCCTTGCCGCCCCGCAGGTCGGCTGTTCCATCCGGCTTCTCGTGCTGGATGTTTCCTGCATGAAGTCTTATGAGGATGTGCCGCCGATGGTGGTCATCAACCCCAACGTCCTTGCTGTGCGCGGAAAGAACCTGATGGAGGAGGGGTGCCTCAGTGTTCCCGGCGTGCAGGGCGATGTGCTTCGCCCGTCTGAAATTACCCTGAAATACCGGGACCGGAACTTCCAGGAACATACTGAGGAGTTTTCCGGTATGCTTGCCCGGGTACTGCAGCATGAGATAGACCATCTCAACGGCACGCTTTTCGTTGACAGGATGGAGAAGCGGGACCGTCGCCGGATCCAGCAGGAACTCGACGATATCGCTGCCGGGCTGGTTCCTGCCGACTACCCCATAGCCCGGGAGTGTTCCCGGGGCGGGGAGGGTCCGGCCTGCATGTGA
- a CDS encoding zinc ribbon domain-containing protein YjdM has protein sequence MSNLPNCPKCNSEYTYEVGALLVCPECAHEWTRTGDAATEATRVWKDANGTILQDGDTVTVIKDLKVKGASAPIKGGTKVKNIRLVEGDHDIDCRIDGFGAMQLKSEFVKKA, from the coding sequence ATGAGCAACCTCCCGAACTGTCCGAAATGCAACTCCGAATACACCTATGAGGTCGGAGCCCTTCTCGTCTGCCCCGAATGCGCTCATGAATGGACCCGCACGGGGGATGCGGCGACAGAAGCGACCCGTGTGTGGAAGGATGCGAACGGCACGATCCTGCAGGATGGCGACACCGTGACCGTCATCAAGGACCTGAAAGTGAAAGGCGCTTCCGCACCGATCAAAGGGGGCACGAAGGTGAAGAACATCCGCCTCGTCGAAGGCGACCATGACATCGACTGCAGAATCGACGGATTCGGGGCGATGCAGCTGAAATCGGAATTCGTGAAAAAAGCCTGA
- the fmt gene encoding methionyl-tRNA formyltransferase, producing the protein MRILFMGTPEFAVPSLRAVAGAGPGFEVVMVVTGPDRPRRSRNSAPEPTPVKQAALELGLRVLEVEDVKDPAFASTVQELRPDVIVVAAFRILPPAVYGAARLGSFNLHASLLPAYRGAAPINHALMQGDRESGVTTFFLQQQVDTGNIILKRSTPVGSDENATELALRLSFIGAEAVLATLRLIAEGRADVSLQDESMASKAPKLTRQNTRIDWNRSAADLHNFIRGLSMRPAAWTTLGGKSVKIFRSAAAPQMSPSSPCAPGSLLIDDGRLYARGTDGWIELLLLQLEGKRPMEAPEFVRGFRPEVTEPQLV; encoded by the coding sequence ATGCGGATACTGTTTATGGGTACCCCCGAATTCGCCGTTCCTTCGCTCAGGGCGGTTGCCGGTGCCGGCCCGGGATTTGAGGTTGTGATGGTCGTTACCGGTCCCGACCGCCCGCGCCGCAGCAGGAATTCGGCGCCGGAACCGACCCCGGTGAAGCAGGCGGCTCTGGAGCTCGGGCTTCGGGTCCTTGAAGTTGAGGACGTGAAGGATCCTGCTTTTGCCTCAACGGTGCAGGAGCTCCGTCCCGATGTGATCGTTGTTGCGGCGTTCCGGATCCTCCCTCCGGCCGTCTACGGGGCAGCTCGCCTCGGCTCGTTCAACCTTCACGCTTCGCTGCTTCCGGCATACCGGGGAGCCGCTCCCATCAACCATGCACTGATGCAGGGGGATAGGGAGAGCGGAGTCACGACTTTTTTCCTCCAGCAGCAGGTCGATACCGGAAACATCATCCTGAAGCGCAGCACCCCGGTCGGGAGCGATGAGAACGCCACCGAACTTGCCCTGAGGCTCTCTTTCATCGGTGCTGAGGCTGTCCTGGCAACCCTCCGCCTGATAGCGGAAGGGCGTGCCGATGTCTCCCTTCAGGATGAATCAATGGCGTCGAAGGCTCCGAAGCTGACGAGGCAGAACACCAGAATCGACTGGAACCGGAGCGCCGCCGATCTCCACAACTTCATCAGAGGCCTCTCCATGCGCCCTGCTGCCTGGACCACCCTTGGGGGAAAAAGCGTGAAGATCTTCCGCTCCGCCGCGGCGCCCCAGATGTCGCCGTCTTCTCCGTGCGCTCCCGGCTCCCTTCTCATCGACGATGGCAGGCTCTATGCCCGCGGCACTGATGGCTGGATCGAACTGCTTCTCCTGCAGCTTGAGGGCAAGCGACCGATGGAGGCACCGGAGTTCGTCCGGGGGTTCCGTCCGGAGGTGACGGAACCGCAGCTTGTTTGA
- a CDS encoding DMT family transporter, with translation MHWIALFMAIATEVAGTTCLKFSDGFTKLVPSVFVFIFYTLSFTLLGQALKVLPIGMSYAIWAGLGTALVSMIGVIWFAEAINPVKIISLGLIIIGVAGLHLSQQHAV, from the coding sequence ATGCACTGGATAGCACTATTCATGGCCATTGCCACTGAAGTGGCAGGCACGACATGCCTCAAGTTTTCCGACGGCTTCACAAAGCTGGTACCATCTGTTTTTGTCTTTATTTTTTACACCCTGAGTTTTACCTTGCTTGGACAGGCCCTGAAAGTACTTCCGATTGGCATGTCCTATGCCATTTGGGCGGGACTGGGAACGGCATTGGTCTCAATGATTGGCGTCATATGGTTTGCCGAAGCCATCAACCCCGTCAAAATCATCTCTCTCGGGCTTATCATCATCGGCGTGGCAGGCCTGCACCTCTCCCAGCAACATGCAGTATAA
- the proB gene encoding glutamate 5-kinase translates to MQYNSDMNQAHRVYRKIVVKVGTNVITGKDGRLDPAIIADLTRGIAELASAGVKVILVSSGAVGAGRSIVKPSGSMTTVEARQVLAATGQIRLVNAYADRFAEHDMLAAQILVTREDFRDRQHYLNMRTCLNALLQQKIIPIVNENDAVAVTELMFTDNDELSGLIASMMQVDAHIILSNVDGLFDMTGEEKKLIREIEPASKNFSQFVRPTKSEFGRGGMLTKCNIANKLSRLGITVHIANGTTPGILQQIAGGEEVGTRFPAQKPKHGRKQWIAHSEGLEKGAVIINEGAQSALTSGERASSLLPVGVTGVEGSFSKGDVIRICSENGKVIGYGMACCSDEKARAAMGKKGEKPIIHYDYLYIKPE, encoded by the coding sequence ATGCAGTATAACAGTGACATGAACCAGGCTCATCGGGTCTACAGAAAAATCGTCGTCAAGGTCGGCACCAACGTCATCACAGGCAAGGACGGGCGTCTTGATCCTGCAATCATCGCCGATCTCACCCGGGGGATTGCTGAACTCGCCTCCGCCGGAGTGAAGGTTATCCTCGTTTCGTCGGGCGCCGTGGGGGCCGGCAGGAGCATCGTCAAGCCATCCGGAAGCATGACGACGGTGGAAGCCCGCCAGGTTCTGGCCGCAACCGGCCAGATCCGCCTTGTCAACGCTTACGCCGACCGCTTCGCAGAGCACGACATGCTTGCCGCACAGATCCTTGTCACCAGGGAGGACTTCCGCGACCGCCAGCACTACCTCAACATGCGTACCTGTCTGAATGCCCTGCTCCAGCAGAAAATCATCCCCATCGTCAACGAAAACGACGCTGTCGCAGTCACCGAGCTGATGTTCACCGACAATGACGAACTGTCGGGCCTGATCGCCTCGATGATGCAGGTCGATGCCCATATCATCCTCTCCAACGTCGACGGGCTCTTCGACATGACGGGTGAAGAGAAAAAGCTCATCCGGGAAATCGAGCCTGCATCGAAAAACTTCAGCCAGTTCGTCCGGCCGACCAAGTCGGAGTTCGGGCGCGGTGGCATGCTCACCAAATGCAACATCGCCAACAAGCTGTCGCGCCTCGGCATCACCGTGCACATCGCCAACGGCACCACCCCCGGCATCCTGCAGCAGATTGCCGGCGGCGAAGAGGTCGGCACCCGCTTCCCCGCCCAGAAGCCCAAGCACGGTCGCAAACAGTGGATTGCCCACAGCGAAGGGCTTGAAAAAGGGGCCGTAATCATCAACGAAGGAGCTCAAAGCGCACTCACCTCCGGGGAACGGGCCAGCAGCCTTCTTCCCGTTGGCGTCACCGGAGTGGAAGGCTCTTTCTCAAAAGGAGATGTCATCAGGATATGCTCTGAAAACGGCAAGGTCATCGGCTACGGCATGGCCTGCTGCAGCGACGAAAAAGCCCGCGCCGCCATGGGCAAGAAGGGCGAAAAACCGATAATCCATTACGATTACCTCTACATCAAGCCCGAGTAA
- a CDS encoding Fur family transcriptional regulator has product MADTDDNKRQPKAATRQAETLFRSYMKAEGMRCTTERIAVLREVYGSGTHLDADEIYRRMKDRGIAISRATVYHTLDLLFRVHLVAKIDLGHKHTHYEQSHGVANHLHVVCEQCGLVVEIASAELGGLLERLCREQGFQLGSFSLQVFGKCMDDAAGKTCRRRRKAEK; this is encoded by the coding sequence ATGGCAGACACCGACGACAATAAACGGCAGCCGAAGGCGGCAACCCGCCAGGCAGAGACACTGTTCCGCTCGTATATGAAAGCAGAGGGGATGCGTTGCACGACGGAGCGCATCGCGGTTCTTCGTGAAGTGTACGGTTCGGGAACACATCTCGATGCCGATGAAATATACCGGCGTATGAAGGACCGGGGCATCGCCATATCGCGTGCAACCGTCTATCATACCCTCGACCTCCTGTTCCGGGTCCACCTCGTGGCCAAAATTGACCTCGGACACAAGCATACCCACTACGAACAGTCGCACGGCGTGGCAAACCACCTGCATGTGGTCTGTGAACAGTGCGGACTCGTCGTTGAAATCGCAAGCGCTGAACTTGGAGGCCTGCTTGAGCGGCTCTGCCGCGAGCAGGGATTCCAGCTTGGGAGCTTCAGTCTCCAGGTGTTCGGAAAATGCATGGATGATGCCGCAGGCAAAACCTGCCGGCGCCGCAGGAAAGCCGAAAAATAG
- a CDS encoding cation:proton antiporter yields MLLTGTIDMSLPLRNPVLQYSLILLIILFAPLLLSRLKIPSLISLIIAGAVVGPHGFNLMLRDSSIVLFGTVGLLYIMFMAGLEIDVVDFRKNTRNSIFFGLYTFFIALSFGIMAGVWLLGLSVLSATLIGSILASHTLILYPTVSRIGISRDRAVNIAVGGTIITDTLALLLLAVVTGMSSGSLSSAFWIRLLISLSFFSLVVLLAFPVIARWFFKRFDDSVLQYLFVLALVFMAGFLAQAAGVEPIIGAFFAGLALNRLIPHTSPLMNRIRFVGNAIFIPFFLIGVGMLINIRGFFSDFRSIWVAIVIIVAAASAKYLSAFLTQKFFRLSNDQRNLVYGLIGAHAAVALATVLIGYGIVTGYAVDGSPVRLLDESILDGTIVFILVTCTIASIVGEKAAVRVAAAAEVEEKPVESSSSATEERILIPLSRPDQVDELINLSVTLKSPKSPGSLYALHVADDSVSDEAAEKSGRKILEKAAVAASSTDNALNQLLRFDSDITNGISGVIREHKITDLILGLHQKRGGLSDSFLGEASETLLKRGNVTTYIYRPVQSLDTIKRTILIVPAGAEYEAGFRLWIGKIASLVKNTGVRLVVYSTRQTISVLKEGWGSAVSNAEYRQFRDWNDFLALSGEVKIDDSLIIVMSRKHGRSYHPGMAKIPTHLGKYFQKNSFILLWPVQSEAEEAPVPENALQKGLDTLERFGRLFGGAYRRIHLPGVVTKKKE; encoded by the coding sequence ATGCTCCTGACGGGAACCATTGACATGTCGCTGCCCCTGCGCAATCCCGTGCTCCAGTACTCGCTGATACTGCTCATCATCCTGTTCGCTCCGCTGCTTCTCAGCCGCCTCAAGATTCCGAGCCTCATCAGCCTTATCATAGCCGGCGCCGTCGTCGGCCCGCACGGTTTCAACCTTATGCTCCGCGACAGCAGCATCGTGCTGTTCGGTACCGTGGGCCTGCTTTACATCATGTTCATGGCGGGCCTTGAAATCGATGTCGTCGATTTCCGCAAAAATACCCGCAACAGCATCTTTTTCGGGCTGTACACCTTTTTCATCGCACTCAGCTTCGGCATTATGGCTGGTGTATGGCTGCTCGGGCTCTCGGTGCTCTCCGCCACCCTGATCGGGAGCATTCTGGCCTCCCACACCCTCATTCTCTACCCGACGGTCAGCCGGATCGGCATTTCCAGGGACCGCGCGGTCAATATCGCCGTCGGCGGAACCATCATCACCGACACCCTGGCCCTGCTTCTCCTTGCCGTCGTGACCGGCATGTCGTCCGGCTCTCTGTCAAGCGCGTTCTGGATCCGGCTGCTCATCTCCCTCAGTTTCTTTTCCCTTGTCGTACTGCTGGCTTTTCCCGTCATTGCACGATGGTTTTTCAAGCGCTTCGATGACAGCGTCCTGCAGTACCTCTTCGTTCTGGCTCTGGTATTCATGGCGGGCTTTCTTGCCCAGGCGGCCGGTGTCGAGCCCATCATCGGCGCCTTTTTCGCGGGGCTGGCCCTGAACCGCCTGATTCCCCATACTTCGCCCCTCATGAACCGCATCCGGTTCGTCGGCAACGCGATTTTCATCCCGTTTTTCCTGATCGGGGTCGGTATGCTCATCAACATCCGGGGCTTTTTCAGTGACTTCCGGAGCATTTGGGTCGCCATCGTCATCATCGTCGCCGCCGCTTCGGCCAAATACCTTTCGGCCTTTCTTACCCAGAAATTCTTCCGTCTGAGCAACGACCAGCGCAACCTCGTTTACGGACTTATCGGCGCGCATGCCGCAGTTGCCCTTGCAACGGTTCTCATAGGCTACGGCATCGTTACCGGGTACGCCGTTGACGGCTCGCCGGTGCGTCTCCTCGACGAAAGTATCCTTGATGGTACCATTGTCTTCATCCTGGTGACATGTACCATCGCTTCCATCGTCGGAGAGAAGGCTGCCGTGAGGGTGGCAGCAGCGGCCGAAGTTGAGGAAAAACCAGTTGAGTCCTCTTCTTCAGCGACCGAAGAGCGGATTCTCATTCCCCTCAGCCGGCCCGACCAGGTCGACGAGCTCATCAATCTCAGCGTTACCCTGAAGTCGCCAAAAAGCCCCGGCAGCCTCTACGCACTCCATGTCGCCGACGACAGCGTCAGTGATGAAGCTGCTGAAAAGAGCGGGCGGAAGATTCTGGAGAAAGCCGCGGTTGCTGCATCCTCAACCGATAACGCTCTGAACCAGCTGCTGCGTTTCGACAGCGACATCACCAACGGCATATCGGGTGTCATCCGTGAGCACAAGATCACCGACCTCATTCTCGGCCTGCACCAGAAGAGAGGCGGGCTCAGCGACAGTTTCCTCGGGGAGGCCTCCGAAACCCTTCTCAAGCGCGGCAATGTCACGACCTATATCTACCGCCCCGTGCAGTCGCTGGACACTATAAAACGCACCATCCTCATCGTGCCGGCGGGTGCGGAGTACGAGGCAGGTTTCAGGCTCTGGATCGGCAAGATCGCAAGCCTCGTCAAAAACACGGGAGTCCGCCTTGTGGTCTATTCAACGCGCCAGACCATTTCCGTACTGAAAGAGGGCTGGGGTTCGGCAGTCTCAAATGCCGAGTACCGGCAGTTCAGGGACTGGAACGACTTCCTCGCATTGTCCGGTGAGGTGAAGATCGACGACAGCCTCATCATTGTGATGAGCCGGAAGCACGGACGCTCCTACCATCCGGGAATGGCAAAAATTCCCACGCATCTCGGCAAGTACTTCCAGAAAAACAGCTTTATCCTGCTCTGGCCCGTCCAGAGCGAGGCCGAAGAGGCGCCGGTTCCTGAAAATGCCCTGCAGAAAGGCCTCGATACCCTTGAGCGCTTCGGCAGGCTCTTTGGCGGGGCGTACCGACGGATCCACCTGCCGGGCGTGGTCACGAAGAAAAAAGAGTGA
- the lepA gene encoding translation elongation factor 4 produces MAPSSPEVSRIRNFCIIAHIDHGKSTLADRLLEMTHTLDRTQMDSAQVLDDMDLERERGITIKSHAVQMKYCSVAGDDYTLNLIDTPGHVDFSYEVSRSLAACEGALLVVDATQGVEAQTIANLYLAIEAGLEIIPVINKIDLPSSDVEGVARQIIDLIGIEREEILQVSAKAGLGVAELMEAIIARVPAPADNRKQPLRALIFDSVFDPYRGAVVYLRIVDGVLRRGEKVRFFANDKIFLADEIGTMALKRQPKEVLEAGDVGYLICSIKDVKDAKVGDTVTHAEVPAEKRLAGYKDVKPMVFSGLYPVNSNEFEDLRESLEKLSLNDASLVYTPETSVALGFGFRCGFLGLLHMEIIQERLEREYDMNIITTVPNVEYRVIMTNGETVIVDNPSKMPDTTRIAHVEEPYVSMQIITLADYIGNIMKLGMERRGEYRNTDYLDTQRVNMHFEFPLAEIVFDFHDRLKSISKGYASMDYEYIGYRESDLVKLDVLLNAEPVDALSIIVHRSKAYDWGRKLCGKLKGIIPKQMYEVAIQAAIGSRIISRETISAMRKNVLAKCYGGDISRKRKLLEKQKEGKKRMKQVGRVEVPQEAFLAILNIDE; encoded by the coding sequence ATGGCCCCGTCCAGTCCGGAAGTCAGCCGCATCAGGAACTTCTGCATCATAGCCCACATTGATCATGGCAAGTCCACTCTGGCCGACCGCCTGCTGGAGATGACCCATACCCTTGACCGCACACAGATGGATTCGGCTCAGGTGCTTGATGACATGGACCTCGAACGCGAACGGGGCATTACCATCAAGAGCCATGCCGTGCAGATGAAGTACTGCTCGGTGGCGGGGGATGACTATACCCTCAACCTCATCGATACCCCGGGTCACGTTGATTTCAGCTATGAGGTCTCGCGTTCCCTTGCCGCCTGCGAAGGCGCGCTGCTTGTCGTCGATGCTACCCAGGGCGTCGAGGCGCAGACCATCGCGAACCTGTATCTTGCCATCGAGGCAGGGCTCGAGATCATACCGGTCATCAACAAGATTGATCTTCCCTCGTCCGATGTCGAGGGCGTCGCCCGCCAGATCATTGATCTCATCGGCATCGAGCGTGAGGAGATCCTGCAGGTGTCGGCGAAGGCAGGGCTCGGCGTGGCCGAGCTGATGGAGGCCATCATCGCCCGCGTTCCCGCTCCGGCTGACAACAGGAAGCAGCCCCTCCGCGCTCTCATTTTCGACTCCGTGTTCGATCCTTACCGCGGCGCGGTGGTCTACCTCCGTATTGTTGACGGCGTGCTTCGTCGCGGCGAGAAGGTCCGCTTCTTCGCCAACGACAAGATCTTCCTTGCCGACGAGATCGGTACCATGGCCCTCAAACGTCAGCCCAAAGAGGTGCTTGAGGCGGGTGACGTCGGTTATCTGATATGCTCCATCAAGGATGTGAAGGACGCCAAGGTGGGCGACACGGTTACCCACGCGGAAGTGCCTGCCGAAAAACGGCTTGCGGGTTACAAGGATGTGAAGCCGATGGTGTTCAGCGGCCTTTATCCTGTAAACTCGAATGAGTTTGAGGATCTCAGGGAGTCGCTCGAAAAGCTCTCCCTGAACGACGCTTCGCTCGTCTATACCCCGGAAACCTCCGTAGCTCTCGGCTTCGGGTTCCGCTGCGGATTCCTCGGCCTGCTTCATATGGAGATCATCCAGGAGCGGCTCGAGCGTGAATATGACATGAACATCATCACCACGGTGCCGAATGTGGAGTACCGGGTGATTATGACGAACGGTGAGACTGTCATTGTCGACAACCCGTCGAAAATGCCCGATACAACGCGCATTGCTCATGTGGAGGAGCCTTATGTCAGCATGCAGATCATCACGCTCGCGGACTATATCGGCAACATCATGAAGCTCGGCATGGAGCGCCGGGGCGAGTACCGGAACACCGACTATCTCGACACCCAGCGCGTCAACATGCACTTCGAGTTCCCCCTGGCCGAAATCGTGTTTGATTTCCATGACCGGCTGAAGTCGATCTCGAAAGGCTACGCGTCGATGGATTACGAGTATATCGGGTACCGCGAGTCGGACCTTGTGAAGCTCGATGTCCTGCTCAACGCCGAGCCGGTCGACGCCCTTTCCATCATCGTGCACCGCTCGAAAGCCTACGACTGGGGTCGCAAGCTCTGCGGAAAGCTGAAGGGCATCATTCCGAAGCAGATGTACGAGGTTGCCATCCAGGCGGCCATCGGCAGCCGGATCATTTCTCGCGAAACGATTTCAGCGATGCGCAAGAACGTGCTTGCCAAGTGTTACGGCGGTGACATCAGCCGCAAACGCAAGCTTCTCGAGAAGCAGAAAGAGGGCAAGAAGCGCATGAAGCAGGTCGGACGTGTCGAAGTGCCCCAGGAGGCGTTCCTTGCGATCCTCAACATCGACGAATAA
- the lepB gene encoding signal peptidase I: MKKHSREWMEALIIAAIFASLLRVFVVESYRIPTGSMEKTLMAGDFIFVNKFIYGARVPFTDLQLPRVEGVSRGDIFVFKYPHDRSLNYIKRCVATSGDTLEIRNRHLYVNGSEAALPPDGQFIGIEMQPGESDSMIFPRFSGFNKDNYGPVRIPGKGDVITLNEQTLPMYAWLISDEGHSVGIHSGTVFIDGVPASSYTIGDDYYFAMGDNRDNSLDSRFWGFVPSKDILGRALLVYWSWNPNLSLLTDPVEKLASIRWQRAGLVIH; encoded by the coding sequence ATGAAAAAGCATTCGAGAGAGTGGATGGAAGCGCTCATCATTGCCGCGATATTTGCTTCCCTTCTGCGGGTGTTTGTCGTCGAGTCCTACCGGATCCCTACCGGTTCGATGGAAAAAACCCTCATGGCGGGCGACTTCATTTTCGTGAACAAGTTCATTTACGGAGCCAGGGTACCCTTCACCGATCTCCAGCTTCCCCGTGTCGAGGGCGTGTCACGTGGCGATATCTTTGTGTTCAAGTATCCCCATGACCGTTCACTCAACTACATCAAGCGGTGCGTGGCAACAAGCGGTGACACCCTCGAAATCCGCAACAGACACCTGTATGTCAACGGCAGTGAGGCTGCTCTTCCCCCTGACGGACAGTTCATCGGCATTGAGATGCAGCCTGGAGAGAGCGATTCGATGATTTTCCCGCGATTTTCGGGTTTCAACAAAGACAATTACGGACCGGTCAGAATCCCCGGAAAGGGCGATGTCATTACCCTTAACGAACAGACGCTGCCGATGTACGCCTGGCTGATCTCCGATGAGGGACATTCGGTCGGGATACACAGCGGCACAGTCTTTATTGACGGCGTTCCGGCTTCGTCATACACCATCGGGGACGACTACTATTTCGCCATGGGCGACAACCGCGACAACAGTCTCGACAGCCGTTTCTGGGGGTTTGTCCCATCAAAGGACATCCTCGGGCGCGCACTGCTTGTCTACTGGTCCTGGAATCCCAATCTTTCGCTGCTGACCGATCCGGTTGAGAAACTGGCCTCAATAAGATGGCAGCGGGCGGGGCTCGTCATTCACTGA